Sequence from the Gloeocapsopsis dulcis genome:
TAAGAAGTTCAGCATTAAGTTAGCTTTAATTGTTGCAACGATGCGTGTTCTATGAACTTCGACCAAGCTGATTTTGAAGTGCGGTGTGAGTGGGGTAAACAAGGAGTTTTGCAATTAGCTCCTGTTAGTGATGTCATTATCGTTGTAGATGTTCTCTCATTCTCGACGTGCGTTGACATTGCTAACAGCCAGGGAGCGATCATCTATCCCTACCAGTGGAAAGATGAATCTGCACAAGTATTTGCTCAGTCCGTTGATGCGGAATTAGCAGACAAGCGCGGCGGCAGTCGTTACTCATTATCCCCAGCATCGTTAATGGCAATTAGCAAAGAGGCGCGGTTAGTGCTTCCCTCTCCTAACGGTTCATCTTTGAGCTTGACAGCAGAAGCAACTCCGACTTTAACTGGATGTTTAAGAAATTGTCGAGCCGTTGCATTAGCAGCCATGAGTTATGGACAGAGGATTGCCGTTGTACCAGCAGGTGAGCAATGGAGTGATGGTAGCCTTCGTCCGTCCTTTGAGGACTTAATTGGAGCAGGTGCACTCATCAGTTATCTTGGCGGTAGTCTGTCACCAGAGGCGCAAGCCGCAGCCACAGCATATCGAAACTTTCAATACAGTCTAGAGTGTCTAATCAAGCAATGTGGCTCTGGCAAAGAACTGATTGAGCGAGGTTTTGAGCAGGATGTTGAGTTAGCAGCAGAGTTAAATGTCAGCGATTGTGTTCCTACATTGGTTGACAGAGCCTATATCAATCCCGCAAGATAATAACTCCAATGCAGCAGACGTTCGTGCTACTGATATTGAGTATCCAATCGAAGCATTGATTGAGATGGCGATCGCAAGCTTCCTTGACTTAGAGGCGTTAGGTTTTGCAGATTGTAAACTCCCTATTCATATTCAGTGTAGCTACCCTGCACGTCCGCTGATTAAAATCATCACAGTATATGAGCCTGGTCTTCGGCGATGGAAGGATGACTTTACTCAAAGGAGGCATAGTAACGATGACTAATAATTGGCAAGAAAGGTTAGTTGATAAGCAAGTAACCTATACCTTAGAGCTAAACGGTAAGATCTTTTTAATTGAGAATGTTCCTGCTCGCGTAAATGAGGAAACTGGAGAGCAACTTTTCTCTTTCTCTACTGTTGAGCGTTTACAGCAGATGATTTTAGACGGGGGAGAACCAGATCATTTTGTTCAAGTTCCTGTATATAACTACGTAAGTAGCGCAGGATAGTACGTTGCTGCATTGCGCTACTAGTTCGAGCGCGGTTGTAAGGTTTTACCTAAAGCTGTGCGATTTTTATCTTATTGCATCAGTCGCATCTATCTTTCAAACTGGGCGACAGCCAGACAAAATATTGTGCATATTTACCACTTTACCAATCACAGCGATCGCCGGTGCGCTGAATTTCACTTCTATTTGCGTCACAATTGTGGCTAATGTGCCAATCAATTCTTCGTCAAGTTACGTTGAGGCGGGGTGGTAAGACAGTAGCTTAAAGGCAGTAACATAAAGCGTTAGGCATCGGAACAAACGTCAAGCTGCCCATTCTGTTAACTCTTGCTGCAATGAAACCACAAGTGTACGTTGAAACTTCCATTCCCAGTTTTTATTACGAGGTACGTTCTACGCCTGACATGGTGGCAAGACGCGAATGGACGAGGGAATGGTGGAGTAATGCAAGTAAGAACTATCGGCTTGTGACTAGTCTTGCTGTGCTGGATGAACTTAACAGAGGTAGCTTTCCCCGAAAGACTGAGGCAGTAGAAATGCTCAGCGGCTTGCTATTTGTTCCTATTGAACCCACAATTGCTGAAATCGTTGAAGTGTATATTCAGCAACACCTGATGCCCAAAGATCCAGTTGGAGATGCGCTACATCTTGCTCTAGCTTCATATCATAAGTGCGATTTTCTGTTGACCTGGAACTGTCGGCACTTAGCAAATGCGAACAAGTTCGGTCACATTCGACGAGTCAACGTTATGCTTGGATTGTACGTTCCAACACTAGTTACGCCATTAGAGTTAATCGGAGCGCCAGATGATGAAGGATGAGGCAATTAGCCAAATACGCGAAGTCCGCCACATTATTTCTGAGGAGCATGGACATGACCCTCAAAGGTTAGTGGACTATTACATCGAACTTCAGAAGCAATATCCTCAAGCTCAGTTCCAAGACAACCAGCCAGAACCTGTTCAAGCGTCATGAAAGCTAGCTGCTAATATGAAGGCTTTTACCTAAAGTTGTGCGATTTTTATCTTATTGCATCAGCCGCATCCAATGTCCAAACTGGGCGACAGCCGGACAAAATATTGTGCATATTTACGACCTTGCCAATCACCGCGATCGCCGGTGCGCTGAATTCTTTCTCTTCCATGTGCGCCACAATTGTGGCTAATGTGCCTATTAATTCTTCTTGTTCTGGGCGCGTACCCCACCGAACTAAAGCTATGGGAGTTTCTAAACTTAATCCGGCCTCGTGCAACTGTTCAATAATGTGAGGTAGGTTGTGAATTCCCATGTAAATGACAATCGTTTCAGAACCATGAGCGATCGCTTGCCAATTGACAATCGGGTTATACTTGCCTGCTGCTTCGTGACCTGTAACAAAAGTGACTGAAGAACTGTAGCTACGATGCGTTAATGGAATCCCTGCATAAGCGGGTGCAGCTATACCGGAAGTAATCCCAGGAACAACTTCAACAGGCACTCCAGCTTTCACTAAATCCGCCATTTCTTCGCCACCGCGACCAAAAACAAACGGATCTCCGCCTTTTAGCCTGACAACGATTGCATTATCTCGTGCTTTTTTAATCAGGAGTTGCGTAATTTCTTCCTGAATTAACGAATGACGTCCCCGACGCTTTCCCGCGTGAATTTTCTCTGCCTGCGGGTTAATCATCATCAAAATTGCTGGACTGACTAATGCATCGTAGATCACAACGTCTGCACACTCTAGCAATCCCTTACCTTTTAGCGTCATCAATCCTGGATCTCCAGGTCCTGCACCCACCAAATAAACCTTACCCAATTCCTCTCTCTCTGCGTGCATTGTGGCTTATTTCTCAACCAAATCCCAAATTAAACCAGCTAACTCAGCACTCGCGCCAATCGGTTCAGTTAAACGTAAATTTATCCCTGGTAATTGCCTTTGCAATTGCGCTACTGATTGAGCGATCGCATCGGTAATACCTCCCGGAAACAGAAAGTACGGTATGATGCCAATTTGCTGATAACCTGCTTTCACTAGTGCTTGTAGGCGTGTTTCTAAACTTGGTGCTATTGCCCAATAAGTATCTACGGCGTTCAGTTGCTTTGCTATTGCTTCGACTGGTTCTTTTGCACCAGGGCGGCGACTGCCGTGAGACAATAAAACCCAGGTTTCGATATCCTTTGTAGCCTTCTTTGCTAAGAATTGCACTAAACCTGGATGCGTACCGAGATAAGGTCGCAAATCAAGTGTAATTTCTCCTAAAGTTTGTTGAGCGATCGCAACTTGGGCGGGAATATCTTCTTTAACGTGCGTTCCAGGTAAGAGAAATATCGGTACAATCTGCACTTTGTTGTAGCCTTGAATAAGTGCGCGACCGCTAAATTCTACGATTTGCTGCGCTAATGACAACGGACTTAGCTCTAAACACGCTCTATCAACCAGTGGCTGCTTAATTGGACTTATGCTTACAGCAGGCAAGCGACGAAAGCGATCTCCAAAACGCTGCTGATTACTGACACTAATTTGTTCTGGCGAGTAAGAAAGCAACCTAACCAACTGCTCCATAGCAACTTCTGGTCGCGGATCGCGACTTCCATGTGATACCAGCAAATAAGCAGATGGCATTAACTAAGTAATATCAATATCGTTATCTCTGTAGCTATTATAATTAAAACCTTATTCCTGATTTATTCTGTATCATTTTTATCCATTTTGGACAACTGTAGCTAAAGTTAAAACTTGTTGTAAAGCTTAAAAATTTAGGTTTTATAAGAATCTAAAAGGTCAGTAAGAAATTTACCTACTGACCTTTTCAAATTTATTTTTACAATTGATGACTAAGTGTTTTATTGCTTATCAGCGACTGGGTCAGCAATATAGCGGAAGGTAGGCTCAGAATTCCAAGGACCACGCTCATCTTGCTTGCCATTTGTAGATAGATTGTAATAAATATCTACTGTTTCATCTGGCTGAATTTCACCAAAGAATGGATCAGTAAGCTTACCTAGAGATTCTAGTGCCTTCATAAACATCTGGGTATGTGAGATTTCTCTGGTGAGTAGATGCACTAAAGTATTCTTAGTACCTTCATCAGGGGCTAACTTAATTAGCTCCTCATATGTTTGACGCGCACCCGCTTCAGCAGCGATATTAGCCCGTAGATCGCGGACTACGTTACCACCTTCGTTGAGATAGGTAGCTGACCAAGCGTTACCTTGACTATCCAAAAAGTGAGGTCCCATACCACGTACCGCAAACAATGTGCTTTTATAAGCTTCTGTCTGGTCTACGTTTTTGGTGTGCGCTTCAATTAGTTTGCCCACCATTTCTAAGTGACTAAATTCCTCAATTGCAATATCCTGGAGCATATCCTTAATGCCAGGATGCTCAACATGAAATGACTGTACCCAGTATTGTAAAGCAGCAGAAAGCTCGCCTGTTGCTCCCCCAAACTGCTCTAAAAGTAGTTGTGCAAAACGGGGATTTGCTTCGTCAATATCTACAACGTGAATTGGTTCTTTTTTGTGAAAAAACACAGTGTTCTCCCTCTCTTTTACTGCAATGCGTTAAATTTAATTGGACAATTTGTGGTAGGATGCCTTTAATTAACCAACTTAAATTTAATTCAGACGAGTTGTAATCTTTACTAAAATATTAGTCTTGATAGCTAACCTATACTTACACCGGAAGAAAGATTTTGCAGTTAAAAGTTTCTACCCAAAGTTAGCATTTTCAAGCTTTTTTGAGTTTTTTCTAAATTAAATTAAGAAATTAATTCAGTGTACTTCCAAGCACATATTTAATGTTGTATATTATACATTGGCTTACTGTAGTAAAAGAATAAGGTTGACCTCAAAGCGGAAAGGAAACAAAAATAATTTAGGAAAGTCAATCCAAAATATAAAAAAGTCTATATAAGGAATTAAGTCCTCGTGTTCTTCTTCAAACGCCGCCAGAGGCTGGCAATTTTATTATTTAGCTTTTGCCTAAGTGGGATTTTACTGTTTAACACTAGTTGGGCTGCAACACAACCAGCACCTGTACAAGACACTAATAGATCAGCAGTTAACCAATCACTCTCAGTTACAGATAATGTCCGCAAGACAGTTTTAGAGAACGGTCTAACAGTACTCACAAAAGAAGTTCGGACTGCACCAGTTGTGAGTGTACAAGTGTGGTACCAAATTGGTTCGCGGGATGAAGCACCAGGAGTAAATGGTATTGCCCACCAATTAGAGCATATGCTGTTTAAAGGCACTACCGAACGTCCAATCCAGTTTGGGCGCTTATTTAGTGCTTTGGGAAGTGACTCTAATGCATTTACTAGCTATGACCAGACGGCATACTTTGGCACAGTCGAGCGTAATAAGCTTCAGGCATTGCTAGCGATAGAAGCAGACCGCATGCAAAACGCTTTGATAGACCCTCAAGAACTGGAAAACGAAAAACGAGTTGTCATTTCCGAGTTACAAGGATACGAGAACGATCCAGGTTATCGCCTCAGTCGCGCTGTTATGCGAGCAGTATTTCCTAACAGTCCTTACGGATTACCTGTAGGTGGCACGAAAGCCGATGTACAAAAGTTTACAGTTGAGCAAGTGCGTGAATATTACCGCAATTACTATAGCCCAGACAATGCAATTTTAGTAGTTGTGGGAGATTTTGACACTGATACGACCTTGGCAACCGTTAAAGAAACATTTGGCAAAGTAGCCAATCAGAAATTAGCAACGCCAAGCCTAACACAAGAGAAACTAAGAGCAATCCTGATTCAAAGTCGGAACCAGCAAACAGATAGTAGTAGCCAGGAGTTTGATCAAAACAATCAACTACAGACACCCGAAACCCCAATTGTGCTGCGCGAACCAGGTGCAGCAGCTTTATTACACACAGTTTATCCGTTACCAGACGTCAATCATCCTGATGTACCAGCACTTGATGTGATGGACTATATTTTGAGTGAGGGCAGGAATTCACGGCTGTATCAAGCATTAATTGAAACAGGTTTAGCAAGTAATGCTAGGGGTTCGGTTGCTAGCATGAAAACATCCGGTTGGTATAGGCTAGCAGCAACCGCTGCGCCAGGTCAGGCGTTGCCCAAAATTGATAGTGTTATGCAACAGGCGATCGCCCAACTCCAAGCAAAAGGAGTAACGCCACAAGAAGTGAACCGTGCTAAAGCCTTAGTCAAAGCCACAGTCATTTTAAGTAATCGCGATATTACCTCGCAAGCAATGCAGTTAGGCTATGACCAATCTACTGCAGGCAACTATCGATACAGCGATCGCTATTTAGCAGCAATTGAGCAAGTTACATCTGCAGATGTCCAGCGCGTTGCTAAGACTTACCTCCAACTACAAAAGCGCACACTGGGCTTTTTTGAACCAACCATGCTTCAAGAAGGGCAATCTGCTGGCGTCGAAGAGGCAACTCAAACCCATGAAAGCCTCACCGCAGGGCCGCCCGTTGACCCCGCAGAGGTGGCAAAATACCTACCATCAATCGCATCTACAACCCCAACAGTACGTCAGTTACCTGAGCAATTTAAACTCACAAACGGATTAGAAGTATTACTCTTAGCAGATAAGAGTACGCCAACAGTAACACTAAGTGGCTATATCAAGGCTGGTTCAGAATATGATGCCAATGCAACAGCAGGACTTGCTACACTGACAGCAGATAACTTGATGAATGGTACTAAAACTAAAGACGCCCAGACATTGGCTGCAGCATTAGAAAATCGCGGTGCTAGGTTAGAATTTGCCGCTTTTCGTGAAGGAGTTGATGTTACCGGCTATAGCTTGGCTACCGATCTACCAGTTTTGATTCAGACATTTGCGGATGTTATGCAAAATGCGAACTTTCCTGTTAATGAATTAGAACTTGCACGACAACGTGCTTTAACGAATTTAAAGCTAGAGTTAGATTCACCTGCACAAGTAGCGCGGCGTCAATTTCAACAAACTATTTACCCGCAAAACCATCCTTACCATAGCTTTTCCACCGCAGAAAGCTTACAGCGTATTAGCCGTGAAGATGTGATGCGCTTTTATCAACAGCATTATCGTCCCGATCAAGTGATCTTGACTTTTGTCGGAGATTTTGAACCACAACAAGTACGATCGCTTCTCGAACAGCAACTCAAAGATTGGCAAGCGCAAGGTAAACCACCTGCAGTCACTTATCCGCAAGTGTCACCACCAAAATCAGTAGTACAGCGCAACCCAGTTCTTCCTAGTAAAACCCAAGCGGTGACTTTGATGGGATATAAGGGAATTGAACGGCAAGATCCCCGCTACTACAGTGCCTTGGTGTTAAATCAAATCTTGGGTGGAGATACGCTATCAAGTCGGTTAGGAACCGAAATTCGCGATCGCCAAGGTTTAACTTATGGCATTTATAGCTATTTTCAAGCAGGCAGAAATGCGGGTCCATTTTTAATTCAAATGCAAACCTCACCTGAAGATGCTGCACGGGCGATCGCAAGCACAATTCAGTTGTTGCAGCAAGTTCATACTCAAGGAGTCAATCAAAATGAATTAGATACCGCAAAGCGATCGCTCACAAGTGGCTATACTGTTTCCTTGGCAAATCCAGATGATATTGCGAATCAAATTTTAATCAATGCTGTGAATGAACTGAGTGCCGAAGAACTACGCGCATTTTCGCAAAAACTACAGTCAGTAACCCTGAGTCAGGTGAATCAAGCTGCTAAAGAGTTGCTCCAACCAAATAATATCGTGGTAGTTACCGCAGGACCAGGAAGGAGTACCGCCAACAGATAAAAATTGCGATCGCCTGCAGTAAAGCAGTACGCTCAGGTAAAGATAAATTACTTTAAGATAGAAAGTAATACTTTATTAAAATGCTTTAATAGGCGATCGCATCTTGACTTACAGCAGACTCACTTCTGTGGTCTATTTATCTGAAAACTGCTGTAGCTGTCATTCCTATCTGTATACCCTCAGTCATCCCATCGATATCTCATGAACATTCTTAGCAACTTACTATCTCAACCAACTCCAGCCCCGCGTCAGAAAAAGCAACGTAGAGGTATCGAGATCAAATCAGTGCGTGAAATAGAGATCATGCGACAATCAGCAAAGATTGTTGCTACTGTGCTAAAAGAAATTTCTGAGATAGTACAGCCAGGAATGACAACAGCTGATTTAGATGCTTATGCTGAAAAACGCATCCGTGAAATGGACGCAACTCCTAGCTTCAAAGGCTATCACGGCTTTCCTGGTTCAATTTGTGCGAGTATCAATAATGAAGTCGTACACGGTATTCCCAATTCCAAGAAAGTTATTCGCACTGGAGATGTTTTAAAAGTAGATACAGGTGCTTATCATCAAGGCTTTCATGGTGACTCGTGTATTACTATTGCTGTTGGCGAAGTCACACCTGAAGCCGCAAAATTAATTCGGGTAGCTGAAGAAGCACTATACAAAGGTATCGCCCAAGTCAAAGCTGGAAACTACCTTATGGATATTGCCGGAGCAATTCAAGACCACGTAGAAGCCAACGGTTTTGTTATTGTAGAAGACTTTACAGGTCACGGTGTTGGTCGCAATCTTCACGAAGAACCTTCAGTGTTTAATTTCCGGACGCGGGAAATGCCGAATGTCAAGTTAAGAGCAGGAATGACACTGGCAATCGAACCGATTTTGAATGCTGGATCTAAGTTAACTCGGACATTAAGCGATCGCTGGACAGCTGTAACTGTAGATAACTCCCTTTCTGCTCAGTTTGAGCATACTGTGTTAGTGACCGATAGTAGTTATGAAATTCTGACAGATCGGACAAAACTTTAGGCAAGCCTTGCGACTGAAGTCGGGGCTACACAAACGAAGTGTGACGATCGCACGCTATATAGTAGGAGTTTTATTTCTTTAACTTCATCAAGCCACCGATCGGGTTTTATAAATTACATCACTATCCGAATCGCTAAACTGATGCGTTGGAACATCTAGAACTAGTTTACCCGCTTGAATACCAAGAATACGGTCACTATACTGCGTTGCTAATTCGACTTGGTGTAAGTTGCAGATAATCGTGATGCCTTCCTTCTCACAAAGCGATCGTAACAGTCGCAGCACTACATGGGCAGTCTCAGGGTCAAGACTGGCAACTGGTTCATCTGCCAGAATCAAGCGAGCTTTTTGGGTAAGGGCACGGGCAATCGCAACTCGCTGCTGTTGCCCTCCCGAAAGACAATCGGCGCGTTGAAAGGCAACTTCTAGTAATTGCACCCGCTCTAAGGCAGCTAGTCCTTCACGCAGTAAATTAGCAGGAAACTGACTCGTTAAACATCGCCAGAGCGGCAGGTCTGGTAAACAACCTCCCAGGCAATTCTCTAGAGCCGTGCGACGCCTCACCAAGTTAAATTGCTGAGCCACCATTGCAATCTGCGTGCGTGCCTGTCGTAGCTCCAAGGCAGAGCAGTGGGTCAAATTCCGTCCTTGAAACCAAATCTTTCCTGTATCAGGTTGAGTAAGTTGTAAAAGGCAGCGCAGTAAAGTGGTTTTCCCAGAGCCACTCGCACCTAGAATTGCAGTGAAGCTATGAGGCACAATTTCAAAGCTAAGATTTTGGAGTGCAAAGTGACCGCGCCGGTAGGATTTGGTTACATTTTCAACGATAATCATGTCAATTCAATCGCTGGCGGAAGTAGGCACTCAATGCGTCAATTAGACTGACCATAGCTAAAATCAGCAGCAAAATGGTACACAGGCGAGGAAAGTCGAGCAGCTTTAAACTAACTAGCAATTCGTAACCGATACCTCCAGCTCCAACGATACCTAAAATTACAGAAGAACGGACATTAAATTCCCATAAGTACAAACTGATGCCAATCAAGCCAGGCAGAGCTTCGGGCAAGACCGCAAAGGCAAAGGTGCGAAGGCGATCGCTCCCAGTGGCTTCAACGGCTTCAATTGGCTCGCTAGGTAATGATTCCAACACTTC
This genomic interval carries:
- a CDS encoding M16 family metallopeptidase, which translates into the protein MFFFKRRQRLAILLFSFCLSGILLFNTSWAATQPAPVQDTNRSAVNQSLSVTDNVRKTVLENGLTVLTKEVRTAPVVSVQVWYQIGSRDEAPGVNGIAHQLEHMLFKGTTERPIQFGRLFSALGSDSNAFTSYDQTAYFGTVERNKLQALLAIEADRMQNALIDPQELENEKRVVISELQGYENDPGYRLSRAVMRAVFPNSPYGLPVGGTKADVQKFTVEQVREYYRNYYSPDNAILVVVGDFDTDTTLATVKETFGKVANQKLATPSLTQEKLRAILIQSRNQQTDSSSQEFDQNNQLQTPETPIVLREPGAAALLHTVYPLPDVNHPDVPALDVMDYILSEGRNSRLYQALIETGLASNARGSVASMKTSGWYRLAATAAPGQALPKIDSVMQQAIAQLQAKGVTPQEVNRAKALVKATVILSNRDITSQAMQLGYDQSTAGNYRYSDRYLAAIEQVTSADVQRVAKTYLQLQKRTLGFFEPTMLQEGQSAGVEEATQTHESLTAGPPVDPAEVAKYLPSIASTTPTVRQLPEQFKLTNGLEVLLLADKSTPTVTLSGYIKAGSEYDANATAGLATLTADNLMNGTKTKDAQTLAAALENRGARLEFAAFREGVDVTGYSLATDLPVLIQTFADVMQNANFPVNELELARQRALTNLKLELDSPAQVARRQFQQTIYPQNHPYHSFSTAESLQRISREDVMRFYQQHYRPDQVILTFVGDFEPQQVRSLLEQQLKDWQAQGKPPAVTYPQVSPPKSVVQRNPVLPSKTQAVTLMGYKGIERQDPRYYSALVLNQILGGDTLSSRLGTEIRDRQGLTYGIYSYFQAGRNAGPFLIQMQTSPEDAARAIASTIQLLQQVHTQGVNQNELDTAKRSLTSGYTVSLANPDDIANQILINAVNELSAEELRAFSQKLQSVTLSQVNQAAKELLQPNNIVVVTAGPGRSTANR
- the cobA gene encoding uroporphyrinogen-III C-methyltransferase, whose protein sequence is MHAEREELGKVYLVGAGPGDPGLMTLKGKGLLECADVVIYDALVSPAILMMINPQAEKIHAGKRRGRHSLIQEEITQLLIKKARDNAIVVRLKGGDPFVFGRGGEEMADLVKAGVPVEVVPGITSGIAAPAYAGIPLTHRSYSSSVTFVTGHEAAGKYNPIVNWQAIAHGSETIVIYMGIHNLPHIIEQLHEAGLSLETPIALVRWGTRPEQEELIGTLATIVAHMEEKEFSAPAIAVIGKVVNMHNILSGCRPVWTLDAADAIR
- a CDS encoding sirohydrochlorin chelatase, which codes for MPSAYLLVSHGSRDPRPEVAMEQLVRLLSYSPEQISVSNQQRFGDRFRRLPAVSISPIKQPLVDRACLELSPLSLAQQIVEFSGRALIQGYNKVQIVPIFLLPGTHVKEDIPAQVAIAQQTLGEITLDLRPYLGTHPGLVQFLAKKATKDIETWVLLSHGSRRPGAKEPVEAIAKQLNAVDTYWAIAPSLETRLQALVKAGYQQIGIIPYFLFPGGITDAIAQSVAQLQRQLPGINLRLTEPIGASAELAGLIWDLVEK
- a CDS encoding 2-phosphosulfolactate phosphatase, which gives rise to MNFDQADFEVRCEWGKQGVLQLAPVSDVIIVVDVLSFSTCVDIANSQGAIIYPYQWKDESAQVFAQSVDAELADKRGGSRYSLSPASLMAISKEARLVLPSPNGSSLSLTAEATPTLTGCLRNCRAVALAAMSYGQRIAVVPAGEQWSDGSLRPSFEDLIGAGALISYLGGSLSPEAQAAATAYRNFQYSLECLIKQCGSGKELIERGFEQDVELAAELNVSDCVPTLVDRAYINPAR
- the phnC gene encoding phosphonate ABC transporter ATP-binding protein; this encodes MIIVENVTKSYRRGHFALQNLSFEIVPHSFTAILGASGSGKTTLLRCLLQLTQPDTGKIWFQGRNLTHCSALELRQARTQIAMVAQQFNLVRRRTALENCLGGCLPDLPLWRCLTSQFPANLLREGLAALERVQLLEVAFQRADCLSGGQQQRVAIARALTQKARLILADEPVASLDPETAHVVLRLLRSLCEKEGITIICNLHQVELATQYSDRILGIQAGKLVLDVPTHQFSDSDSDVIYKTRSVA
- a CDS encoding manganese catalase family protein, coding for MFFHKKEPIHVVDIDEANPRFAQLLLEQFGGATGELSAALQYWVQSFHVEHPGIKDMLQDIAIEEFSHLEMVGKLIEAHTKNVDQTEAYKSTLFAVRGMGPHFLDSQGNAWSATYLNEGGNVVRDLRANIAAEAGARQTYEELIKLAPDEGTKNTLVHLLTREISHTQMFMKALESLGKLTDPFFGEIQPDETVDIYYNLSTNGKQDERGPWNSEPTFRYIADPVADKQ
- a CDS encoding type II toxin-antitoxin system VapC family toxin, with amino-acid sequence MKPQVYVETSIPSFYYEVRSTPDMVARREWTREWWSNASKNYRLVTSLAVLDELNRGSFPRKTEAVEMLSGLLFVPIEPTIAEIVEVYIQQHLMPKDPVGDALHLALASYHKCDFLLTWNCRHLANANKFGHIRRVNVMLGLYVPTLVTPLELIGAPDDEG
- the map gene encoding type I methionyl aminopeptidase, with translation MNILSNLLSQPTPAPRQKKQRRGIEIKSVREIEIMRQSAKIVATVLKEISEIVQPGMTTADLDAYAEKRIREMDATPSFKGYHGFPGSICASINNEVVHGIPNSKKVIRTGDVLKVDTGAYHQGFHGDSCITIAVGEVTPEAAKLIRVAEEALYKGIAQVKAGNYLMDIAGAIQDHVEANGFVIVEDFTGHGVGRNLHEEPSVFNFRTREMPNVKLRAGMTLAIEPILNAGSKLTRTLSDRWTAVTVDNSLSAQFEHTVLVTDSSYEILTDRTKL